From Pseudoalteromonas rubra, one genomic window encodes:
- a CDS encoding cation diffusion facilitator family transporter: MAHNYNFLVRFSSIFTLLMAALMIAAKTWAWLASGSAAMLGSLTDSLLDVSASMMSFLVLSYALRPADDDHRFGHGKAEALAGLGQSAFIAGSACLLTFHGIERLFNPVTIQHSLLGVWVSLFAVACTFAVVVVQHQVVKRTQSIAIKADSLHYKGDILLNLAVLTALLLSHWQVQHADALFAIGVAAYLLYNCWEIARESADHLMDKELPDEEKTEIILLASSHEDVYGVHDLRTRQSGKVKFVQLHLELDDHIPLARAHQISDEVVAHIKAAFEAEMDILIHQDPVSLAVSPTN; the protein is encoded by the coding sequence GTGGCCCATAATTATAACTTTTTAGTCCGATTTTCCAGTATCTTCACGCTGTTGATGGCCGCGCTGATGATTGCGGCCAAGACCTGGGCCTGGTTGGCATCAGGTAGTGCAGCTATGCTGGGGTCGCTGACGGACTCATTACTGGATGTTAGTGCATCTATGATGAGTTTTTTGGTGCTGAGCTATGCATTGCGCCCTGCTGATGATGATCATCGCTTTGGTCATGGTAAAGCTGAAGCGCTGGCGGGTCTTGGTCAGTCTGCATTTATTGCGGGTTCTGCCTGCTTATTGACGTTTCATGGTATTGAGCGCTTGTTTAACCCGGTAACCATTCAGCATAGTCTGCTGGGCGTCTGGGTAAGTCTGTTTGCTGTCGCCTGCACATTCGCTGTGGTTGTCGTGCAGCATCAGGTGGTTAAGCGCACTCAGTCCATCGCTATCAAAGCTGATTCTTTGCACTATAAAGGTGATATTTTACTCAATCTCGCCGTGCTGACTGCATTGTTACTGAGCCATTGGCAGGTCCAACATGCCGATGCATTGTTTGCGATAGGGGTGGCGGCTTATCTGCTTTACAACTGCTGGGAAATAGCCCGGGAGAGCGCGGACCATCTGATGGACAAAGAACTCCCCGATGAAGAGAAAACCGAGATTATTTTGTTGGCTTCCAGTCATGAAGACGTTTATGGCGTTCATGATCTAAGGACTCGCCAAAGTGGTAAAGTGAAATTTGTACAGTTGCACCTGGAGCTGGACGATCATATTCCATTGGCGCGGGCGCATCAGATCAGTGATGAAGTGGTGGCACATATTAAAGCCGCTTTTGAGGCCGAAATGGATATACTGATCCATCAGGATCCTGTGTCCTTAGCGGTATCACCAACTAATTAG
- a CDS encoding response regulator transcription factor produces MSANVLIIDDDRGLCELLEDYLHSEGCDVITAHTGPGGLDMALTREFDVILLDVMLPELDGFEVLKALRAKKMTPVIMLTAKGDDFDRIFGLELGADDYIPKPFNHRELLARIKAITRRVAHLLHNATEPCFEYHDLTLDLSSRTASIKGTQLPLTGTEYEMLHQLVKSAGHTVTKQTLSQTVLGRPLAPYDRSVDMHVSNVRKKIALYSSHTYIKTLRGSGYIFLKA; encoded by the coding sequence ATGAGTGCTAATGTACTGATAATCGACGACGATCGAGGCCTGTGTGAGCTTCTTGAAGACTATCTGCACAGTGAAGGGTGTGATGTTATTACCGCCCATACAGGGCCAGGTGGGCTGGACATGGCCTTAACCAGAGAGTTTGATGTCATCCTGCTCGATGTGATGTTACCCGAACTCGACGGCTTTGAAGTGCTCAAAGCACTGCGTGCCAAGAAAATGACCCCAGTGATCATGCTAACGGCCAAAGGCGATGATTTCGACCGAATTTTTGGGCTTGAACTGGGTGCCGACGATTATATCCCTAAGCCCTTTAATCACAGGGAGTTACTGGCACGCATCAAAGCCATTACCCGTCGTGTCGCTCACCTGCTTCACAATGCAACTGAGCCCTGTTTCGAATACCATGACCTGACGCTGGATCTGTCTTCGCGTACCGCCAGTATCAAAGGCACGCAACTTCCCCTGACGGGCACGGAATACGAAATGCTGCACCAGTTGGTCAAATCGGCAGGCCACACGGTCACCAAGCAAACACTGTCACAAACGGTGCTTGGACGTCCTTTGGCCCCCTATGACAGATCGGTAGATATGCATGTCAGCAATGTCAGAAAGAAAATCGCATTATACAGCTCGCATACTTATATCAAAACATTACGTGGCTCTGGCTATATATTCCTTAAGGCATAA
- the coaE gene encoding dephospho-CoA kinase (Dephospho-CoA kinase (CoaE) performs the final step in coenzyme A biosynthesis.), which yields MANWILGLTGGIGAGKTTVSNYLNKSGICVVDADVVAREVVEPGSEGLNAIVAHFGAQILTNEGTLDRTMLRGIIFSDENAKIWLNALLHPLIRAQLLAQLAQADSDYVILSAPLLFENELEQYCDKTLLVDVPVEVQLTRTCVRDNAHQQQVERIIEAQMSRADKRAKADFILNNNQPLEAMQTELAALHQAFLQLAEKNRA from the coding sequence ATGGCCAACTGGATCTTAGGCTTAACTGGCGGTATCGGGGCGGGCAAAACAACGGTATCCAACTACCTGAACAAGTCAGGGATATGTGTTGTGGATGCCGATGTTGTGGCACGAGAGGTCGTAGAGCCCGGCAGTGAGGGATTAAATGCCATTGTCGCCCATTTTGGAGCGCAGATACTGACAAACGAGGGCACTTTGGACCGCACTATGCTGCGCGGTATCATTTTCTCAGATGAAAACGCAAAAATCTGGCTGAACGCCTTACTGCACCCGCTGATCCGTGCTCAACTGCTCGCCCAGTTAGCCCAAGCTGACAGCGATTATGTGATTCTGTCCGCCCCTTTGCTGTTTGAAAATGAGCTGGAGCAATACTGTGATAAAACCCTACTTGTTGATGTGCCTGTTGAAGTGCAACTTACACGAACCTGCGTACGAGACAACGCCCACCAGCAGCAGGTTGAACGCATTATAGAAGCACAAATGAGCAGAGCCGATAAACGCGCAAAAGCCGACTTTATTCTCAATAATAATCAGCCCCTTGAAGCGATGCAAACTGAACTTGCCGCCTTACATCAAGCGTTTTTGCAGCTGGCAGAAAAAAACCGTGCCTGA
- a CDS encoding ATP-binding protein — protein sequence MRKYLLIQVFLWFWGTIAATLLLLMSVSLLQPDILETRQISPAMLKNLQHLQRNIERRAESRPGQPLYTLLPTRHRSHRPKIYLRHNDEQRSVLSHSELKEWDLTLLNFTASAPAQIVDTEQYRAFGPIDIELQGEKYQLFQLMDHRNPRILTKIRLMPTWAKLLTLILASFGFSLWFTRGLLKPIRQLQQAAAALAQGKLDTRANINASRQDELGQLGKDFDLMASRLEAHVTQQKRLLADISHELRSPLTRLQMANGIASDKAPEALSPYLQRVEKEAHLLEQMLSDILQLSRLESQQLTLTPCPIALIELLTPILDDGQFESQQLGKQLNWKPLPELTLTVDAMLLGRAFENILRNAIKYANKQVSLTAQCQDDTLIVTICDDGPGVSEAMLEKLCIPFFRASQARTPQGTTEPGGFGLGLAIAQHAIKVHHGRIQFSNHNGLRVTVGLPIDQHVL from the coding sequence ATGAGGAAGTACTTACTAATACAAGTTTTCCTGTGGTTTTGGGGCACAATTGCCGCCACTTTATTACTACTGATGAGTGTCAGCCTGTTACAACCTGACATCCTGGAAACACGCCAAATCAGCCCCGCAATGTTGAAAAACCTGCAGCACCTGCAGCGTAATATTGAGCGTCGTGCCGAAAGCCGCCCAGGGCAACCCTTGTACACCCTATTACCCACTCGGCACCGCAGCCACCGACCAAAAATCTACCTACGCCACAACGACGAACAACGCAGCGTTCTGAGCCACTCAGAGCTCAAGGAGTGGGATTTGACACTACTGAACTTTACTGCCAGTGCACCAGCGCAAATTGTCGACACCGAACAGTACCGTGCTTTTGGCCCCATAGATATTGAGCTACAAGGCGAAAAGTATCAGCTTTTTCAATTGATGGACCACCGTAACCCACGTATTCTGACAAAAATCCGCTTAATGCCGACCTGGGCAAAACTACTGACTCTGATCCTGGCCAGCTTTGGCTTTAGCCTGTGGTTTACACGCGGTCTGCTAAAGCCTATACGACAACTCCAACAGGCCGCAGCGGCACTGGCACAAGGCAAGCTGGATACACGGGCCAACATCAATGCATCACGCCAGGACGAACTGGGGCAGCTGGGTAAAGATTTTGACCTCATGGCCAGTCGTCTGGAAGCGCATGTCACGCAACAAAAGCGTCTGCTGGCCGATATCTCACATGAATTAAGATCGCCCTTAACCCGTCTGCAAATGGCAAACGGCATTGCCAGTGACAAAGCGCCTGAGGCTCTGTCGCCCTACCTGCAAAGGGTCGAAAAAGAAGCCCATCTACTTGAGCAGATGCTGAGTGATATTCTGCAGCTATCCCGGCTGGAATCTCAGCAGCTAACACTGACCCCATGCCCCATTGCACTCATTGAGTTACTCACCCCTATTCTTGACGATGGTCAATTTGAAAGCCAGCAACTTGGTAAACAGCTCAACTGGAAACCCTTGCCTGAACTGACCTTAACTGTCGACGCTATGCTGCTTGGCCGCGCGTTTGAGAACATACTGCGCAATGCTATTAAATACGCGAACAAGCAGGTTAGCCTGACTGCACAGTGCCAGGACGACACCTTGATCGTCACCATCTGTGATGATGGCCCCGGTGTAAGTGAGGCGATGTTAGAGAAACTCTGCATTCCCTTTTTCAGAGCTTCACAAGCCAGGACACCACAAGGCACGACAGAGCCCGGCGGGTTTGGACTGGGGCTGGCAATTGCGCAACATGCCATAAAAGTGCATCATGGCCGTATTCAGTTTAGCAATCACAATGGCCTGCGTGTCACCGTAGGGTTACCAATAGACCAGCATGTTTTATAG
- a CDS encoding pilin, with translation MTQRQQGGFTLIELMIVIAIIGILAAVALPAYQDYINRAKASELMAASTMPKACVTEISQVGGAPANCASATTGEQTEMVASVVVGAAGTITITGQSDMAGVTVVVTPYNGDTAATAANFTAGFTIAEWRCTATVDEATKTAWLPATCTVTTTT, from the coding sequence ATGACGCAAAGACAACAGGGTGGTTTTACCCTTATTGAATTAATGATTGTAATTGCAATCATTGGTATTCTTGCTGCCGTTGCCCTGCCGGCGTACCAAGACTATATTAACCGTGCCAAAGCTTCTGAGCTGATGGCTGCTTCAACCATGCCAAAAGCGTGTGTGACAGAAATTTCACAGGTTGGTGGCGCACCAGCAAATTGTGCTTCTGCCACCACTGGCGAGCAAACTGAAATGGTTGCCTCAGTTGTAGTGGGTGCTGCGGGTACCATCACCATCACAGGTCAATCAGACATGGCGGGCGTTACCGTTGTTGTAACTCCGTACAATGGCGACACTGCAGCGACTGCGGCAAATTTCACAGCTGGCTTCACTATCGCAGAGTGGAGATGTACAGCAACGGTAGACGAAGCGACTAAGACAGCCTGGTTGCCAGCAACCTGCACAGTTACTACTACAACTTAA
- a CDS encoding alpha/beta fold hydrolase, which produces MFYSNSNHLLDNLPYIEAHWKRCDQGTFESPLGPLFYACHIPEQAQFAVILVNGRIESAHKYQELLWELANNQIAVFTFDHPGQGLSGRFLDNEHIGYIPRFTQYGDCLDAFFTQIVLPKWQGKSVILAHSMGGAIACDYLSRFSSPVAGAFLSAPMFAINTAPYPDWLARGIASLACNLGLGKHYAIGQTDYQPKAFTDNELTQCEQRYTLFRQLYQAHSALQLGGVSFRWLQQALTFTTDLTKLRIDLPLSIASARQDSIVCPAAHTMFAANNDACQLSHYPGKHELLCEVDTIRRAVLEQFYTFAAQLVACDKPKARSLSATN; this is translated from the coding sequence ATGTTTTATAGCAATAGTAATCACTTACTTGATAATCTGCCTTATATAGAGGCACACTGGAAACGCTGCGACCAGGGCACTTTTGAGAGCCCGCTCGGACCACTCTTTTATGCCTGTCATATACCCGAGCAAGCACAGTTTGCGGTCATACTGGTCAACGGCCGGATTGAATCAGCGCACAAATATCAGGAGTTGTTGTGGGAGCTTGCCAATAACCAGATTGCCGTGTTTACCTTTGACCACCCGGGACAGGGTCTGTCGGGGCGGTTTCTGGACAATGAGCACATTGGCTATATACCGCGGTTTACCCAATATGGCGATTGTCTGGATGCGTTTTTCACCCAGATAGTCTTACCTAAGTGGCAGGGAAAGAGCGTCATCCTGGCCCACTCTATGGGTGGAGCTATTGCATGTGATTACTTGTCCCGGTTTAGCAGTCCGGTTGCGGGCGCATTTCTCAGCGCTCCTATGTTTGCAATCAACACGGCACCTTACCCTGACTGGCTTGCCCGTGGGATTGCTTCACTGGCTTGCAACCTGGGGCTCGGTAAACACTATGCCATTGGCCAGACAGATTACCAGCCAAAAGCCTTTACTGACAACGAACTCACACAATGCGAACAACGCTACACCTTGTTCAGACAGCTATATCAAGCGCACTCAGCATTACAGTTGGGGGGGGTCAGCTTTCGCTGGTTGCAACAGGCGCTGACATTTACCACAGACCTCACCAAGCTGCGCATTGATCTGCCATTGAGCATTGCCAGCGCACGACAAGATAGTATTGTTTGCCCTGCTGCACACACCATGTTTGCCGCTAATAATGATGCATGCCAGCTGTCTCATTACCCCGGCAAGCATGAGCTACTTTGCGAAGTCGACACCATAAGGCGAGCTGTACTAGAGCAATTCTATACCTTTGCCGCTCAGCTCGTTGCGTGTGATAAGCCTAAAGCGCGGTCACTCAGTGCAACTAATTAG
- a CDS encoding type II secretion system F family protein — translation MNQPDKNSAKVDTFIWVGVSARGKRLQGELTGTSVALVKAQLRKQGITPSKVKRKPKPLFGFSSTQTITPKDIAVVTRQIATMLTAGVALVQALDMIASGAKNKSVSKLITHIADEVKAGQPLAKSLRSHPRYFDELYCDLVESGEQSGALDRIFDRVALYKEKAEALKSKIKKAMFYPIAVLSVALIVTSILLIFVVPQFEEIFTGFGAELPGFTLMVLGISEFMQEYWWLFLIGLGGAGYAYKEALQRSPAVRHFNDRMVLRIPAIGEILKKAAVARYARTLSTTFAAGVPLVNALDSAAGASGNIIYKNAILDIKGEVSSGNQMNWAMRNARIFPDMVVQMVSIGEESGALDSMLAKVASIYEQEVDDAVDGLSSLLEPMIMVILGVLVGGLIIAMYLPIFQLGTVI, via the coding sequence ATGAACCAACCCGACAAAAACTCCGCCAAAGTCGATACCTTTATCTGGGTCGGCGTCAGCGCTCGTGGTAAACGTTTGCAAGGCGAACTCACTGGCACCAGTGTGGCCCTGGTGAAAGCGCAACTGCGCAAGCAGGGGATCACGCCATCCAAAGTTAAGCGTAAACCTAAACCTTTGTTCGGGTTCAGTAGCACACAAACAATCACCCCCAAAGACATTGCCGTTGTGACCCGGCAAATAGCCACTATGCTGACCGCTGGTGTGGCCTTGGTGCAGGCATTGGACATGATTGCTTCAGGTGCCAAAAACAAAAGTGTCAGCAAACTCATCACCCACATTGCCGATGAAGTAAAAGCAGGCCAGCCGCTGGCCAAATCCCTGCGTAGTCATCCCAGATATTTTGATGAATTATATTGCGACTTAGTTGAATCCGGTGAGCAATCGGGTGCACTAGACCGTATCTTTGACCGGGTAGCCTTGTATAAAGAAAAAGCAGAGGCACTGAAGTCGAAAATCAAGAAGGCGATGTTTTACCCGATAGCCGTACTGTCGGTTGCTCTAATCGTGACCTCCATCTTATTGATTTTTGTGGTCCCACAATTTGAAGAGATTTTCACCGGATTTGGCGCTGAATTACCGGGTTTTACACTGATGGTGCTGGGTATTTCTGAGTTTATGCAGGAGTACTGGTGGCTATTCCTTATTGGCCTGGGCGGTGCGGGCTATGCCTACAAAGAGGCCCTGCAACGCAGCCCCGCTGTTCGCCATTTTAACGACCGTATGGTACTGCGGATCCCGGCAATTGGCGAAATCCTGAAAAAGGCAGCCGTTGCCCGTTATGCCAGAACCCTGTCCACCACCTTTGCAGCAGGCGTACCTTTAGTCAATGCGCTAGATTCCGCCGCTGGCGCTTCCGGCAATATCATCTACAAAAATGCGATTTTGGATATTAAGGGCGAGGTCAGTTCAGGTAACCAAATGAACTGGGCGATGCGCAATGCCAGGATTTTTCCCGACATGGTAGTGCAAATGGTCTCCATTGGTGAAGAATCCGGAGCACTAGACAGTATGCTGGCCAAGGTTGCCAGTATTTATGAGCAGGAAGTGGATGATGCAGTCGATGGACTGTCCTCATTACTTGAACCTATGATCATGGTGATCCTGGGCGTGCTGGTTGGCGGCTTGATTATCGCCATGTATTTACCTATATTCCAGCTCGGCACCGTCATTTAA
- the pilB gene encoding type IV-A pilus assembly ATPase PilB: MEHHSPLLRKFITLGKLTAEQVKSKQADAQSTAELICLCSGMSSQEMAEQCLDLFRVPYFDLSGFDINQVPKELVKEKLIRQHHLLPLVKKDRKLFIATSDPTDYGAFENFEFSTGLQCEVVVVDYKLLDQKIDQLFDDNSSLTLSEDEFKEFASMDVEDEPKAQNNDEEKDDAPIIVYINKILMDAIKKGASDLHFEPYEKKYRVRFRIDGLLHEMASPPHALSSRLSARIKVMSHLDIAEKRKPQDGRIKLKISERKSIDFRVSTLPTMWGEKIVMRILDSSAAKLGIEALGYEADQKSMYLNALDQPQGMILVTGPTGSGKTVSLYTGLNILNKPERNISTAEDPVEINLEGINQVQINTKADMTFANALRAFLRQDPDVVMVGEIRDLETAEIAIKAAQTGHLVMSTLHTNSAAETLTRLLNMGVPAYNVASSVSLIIAQRLARRLCPKCKEPEQLPEEELQRQGFSAEQIANMTLYAPKGCDHCTDGYKGRVGIYEVMKITPEISHAIMEGGNSLEIAELAASKGFANLRQSGLKKAADGITSLAEVNRVTNY, encoded by the coding sequence ATGGAACATCACTCGCCGTTACTGAGAAAGTTTATTACCCTTGGCAAACTGACTGCCGAACAGGTTAAATCCAAACAAGCCGATGCACAGTCAACCGCTGAGCTCATTTGCCTATGTAGTGGTATGAGCAGCCAGGAGATGGCCGAGCAATGCCTTGACTTGTTCAGGGTACCCTATTTTGATCTGAGCGGCTTTGACATTAATCAGGTCCCTAAGGAACTGGTCAAAGAAAAGCTCATTCGCCAGCACCATTTGCTGCCGCTGGTGAAAAAGGATCGCAAACTCTTTATTGCGACCTCAGATCCTACCGATTACGGGGCTTTCGAGAATTTTGAATTCAGTACCGGTTTGCAATGTGAAGTCGTCGTTGTTGACTATAAACTGCTCGACCAGAAAATTGACCAACTGTTTGACGATAACAGCAGCCTAACCCTGAGTGAGGATGAATTTAAAGAGTTCGCCAGCATGGATGTTGAGGACGAACCCAAAGCACAAAACAACGATGAAGAAAAAGACGATGCCCCTATCATCGTTTATATCAATAAGATCCTCATGGATGCGATCAAAAAAGGCGCTTCGGATCTGCACTTTGAGCCCTATGAAAAGAAATACCGGGTGCGCTTTCGTATCGACGGTTTGCTGCATGAAATGGCCAGTCCGCCTCACGCCCTCTCGAGCCGCTTGTCGGCCCGTATCAAGGTGATGTCTCACCTTGATATAGCGGAAAAGCGAAAGCCACAGGATGGCCGCATTAAGCTGAAAATATCCGAACGCAAGAGCATAGACTTTCGTGTCAGTACCCTGCCTACCATGTGGGGTGAGAAAATCGTGATGCGTATCCTCGATTCATCCGCCGCCAAACTGGGCATTGAGGCTCTGGGCTATGAAGCAGATCAAAAGAGCATGTATCTAAATGCACTCGATCAGCCGCAGGGGATGATCCTGGTCACCGGACCGACAGGTTCAGGTAAAACAGTCTCGCTTTACACCGGCCTGAATATACTCAATAAACCAGAACGCAACATCAGTACCGCCGAAGATCCGGTCGAAATTAACCTGGAAGGCATCAACCAGGTTCAAATCAATACGAAAGCGGACATGACCTTTGCCAACGCGCTGCGGGCATTCCTGCGCCAGGATCCCGATGTGGTCATGGTCGGTGAGATCCGTGATCTGGAAACTGCGGAAATCGCCATCAAGGCTGCACAAACTGGTCACCTTGTGATGAGCACACTGCATACCAATTCAGCTGCAGAGACCTTAACTCGCTTACTCAATATGGGCGTGCCGGCCTATAATGTGGCCAGCTCTGTCAGCCTGATCATTGCCCAGCGTCTTGCGCGTCGACTGTGTCCCAAATGCAAAGAGCCTGAACAATTGCCTGAAGAGGAATTGCAGCGTCAGGGTTTTAGCGCAGAACAAATTGCAAATATGACACTCTATGCGCCCAAAGGGTGCGATCACTGCACCGATGGCTATAAAGGCCGGGTAGGTATTTATGAAGTGATGAAGATCACACCCGAGATCTCGCATGCAATCATGGAAGGTGGTAACTCACTGGAGATTGCTGAACTTGCCGCGAGCAAGGGCTTTGCAAACCTGCGCCAATCCGGGTTAAAAAAAGCTGCAGATGGGATCACCTCACTGGCTGAAGTCAACCGGGTCACGAACTATTAA
- a CDS encoding prepilin peptidase → MQEVWHLMEQQTWFWLLTVALTSLCIGSFLNVVIYRLPVMMQRNWQAECRIILEQAPQQAEPATFNLMTPGSTCPKCNTKIKLHHNIPVLSWLLLGGKCAYCDAPIPKRYPLVELLTGAASLWLAWHFSATPQALVYILVTWVLIALIFIDIDHMLLPDQLTLPLLWFALLAAVAGLTIPPSAAIIGAAVGYLSLWSIYWVFKLLTGKEGMGFGDFKLLAVFGALMGWQSLLLIVLLSSVVGAVIGATQLAVQGKDKASPIPFGPYLAIAGWLTLLYGEQLSRWYLSLLGV, encoded by the coding sequence ATGCAAGAAGTTTGGCACCTTATGGAGCAGCAAACCTGGTTTTGGTTGCTGACAGTCGCACTGACCAGTTTGTGTATCGGCAGCTTTTTAAACGTTGTCATTTATCGCTTACCCGTTATGATGCAGCGCAACTGGCAGGCCGAATGCCGGATCATTCTGGAGCAGGCACCACAGCAAGCAGAACCTGCCACTTTTAATCTGATGACTCCCGGCTCTACCTGCCCTAAATGTAATACTAAGATTAAACTCCATCACAATATTCCCGTGCTCAGCTGGTTATTACTCGGTGGCAAATGCGCATACTGTGATGCACCAATTCCCAAACGTTACCCGTTGGTTGAGCTACTCACTGGGGCGGCATCGCTCTGGCTGGCCTGGCATTTCTCAGCCACGCCTCAGGCACTGGTGTACATTCTGGTCACCTGGGTATTAATCGCCCTGATCTTCATTGATATCGATCATATGCTGCTCCCCGATCAGCTAACCCTCCCCTTACTCTGGTTTGCCCTGTTGGCGGCCGTGGCAGGCTTAACCATTCCTCCATCCGCAGCCATCATAGGTGCGGCCGTTGGTTATCTCAGTCTGTGGAGCATTTACTGGGTATTCAAGCTACTGACCGGCAAAGAAGGCATGGGGTTTGGTGATTTTAAGCTCTTAGCCGTATTTGGTGCTCTGATGGGCTGGCAGTCACTGTTGCTCATTGTGTTGCTATCAAGTGTTGTTGGCGCGGTGATCGGCGCAACACAGCTCGCTGTGCAAGGTAAAGATAAGGCCAGCCCTATCCCCTTTGGCCCTTACCTCGCGATTGCCGGCTGGCTAACGCTATTATATGGCGAGCAACTCAGCCGCTGGTATCTGTCGTTATTAGGAGTATAA
- the yacG gene encoding DNA gyrase inhibitor YacG — protein sequence MSVSVKCPTCQAAVVWSAQSPHRPFCSKRCQLIDLGEWSEENNKISTPLNSADLSPEAARDMVEDLEAMLAKNDDSFFKE from the coding sequence ATGTCTGTATCTGTAAAATGCCCTACCTGTCAGGCTGCGGTGGTCTGGTCAGCGCAAAGCCCGCATCGTCCATTTTGCTCAAAGCGCTGTCAGCTGATTGATTTAGGTGAGTGGTCTGAAGAGAATAACAAAATCTCGACCCCACTTAACAGTGCAGATCTGTCACCTGAAGCGGCCCGGGATATGGTGGAAGATTTAGAAGCCATGCTGGCCAAGAACGACGACAGTTTCTTTAAAGAATAA
- a CDS encoding Spy/CpxP family protein refolding chaperone codes for MKTHTMSKVRHTLKAVLLASVMAGSSAAFADTDSNETQPRVTSMKPMNSMGHMLLSKRAVKHLALTQSQQDELKSLFDAQQEQVKTLRGDKVKGEHRDAFKSLIEAEQFDKAQAEVLLEQFQPQKRDMMLIRLETQHKVYHILTEEQRAKLKQLRHKRKAKKHHQHQSS; via the coding sequence ATGAAGACACACACTATGAGTAAAGTTCGCCACACATTGAAAGCCGTGTTACTGGCCTCTGTAATGGCTGGCAGCAGTGCTGCATTCGCCGATACTGATTCGAATGAGACACAGCCCCGGGTTACAAGTATGAAACCGATGAACAGCATGGGTCATATGTTGCTCTCAAAGCGCGCTGTGAAGCATCTGGCGCTGACTCAAAGTCAGCAAGATGAATTGAAAAGCCTGTTTGACGCGCAGCAGGAGCAGGTTAAGACCCTTCGCGGTGATAAAGTCAAAGGTGAACATCGTGACGCATTTAAATCTCTGATAGAGGCGGAGCAGTTTGATAAAGCACAGGCGGAAGTACTACTGGAGCAATTTCAACCTCAAAAGCGTGACATGATGTTGATAAGGTTAGAAACACAACACAAGGTGTATCATATTCTGACCGAAGAGCAGCGCGCCAAACTTAAGCAGCTGCGTCATAAGCGAAAGGCTAAAAAGCACCACCAACATCAGTCTTCTTAA
- the nadC gene encoding carboxylating nicotinate-nucleotide diphosphorylase, producing the protein MLNEQIPQLVKLALDEDLNNQNAADGDITAALIPASQQAKAYVITREACVFCGKDLILEVFRQVDPTVKVNVLVNDGETLQPNQRIFEATGSARAILTAERTALNFVQTLSGTATATSHSVAALADTNTQLLDTRKTIPGLRALQKYAVTCGGGKNHRIGLFDAFLIKENHIAACGGIAKAVAQARQNHSDKPVEVEVESLDELQQALDAGADIIMLDNFTVEDIQIAVKQTAGRAKLEVSGNMTLDKLATYAQAGVDYISSGALTKHLQSIDLSMRFE; encoded by the coding sequence ATGTTAAACGAACAGATCCCCCAGCTGGTTAAGCTGGCTCTTGATGAAGACTTGAATAACCAAAACGCCGCAGATGGTGATATTACCGCAGCCCTGATCCCCGCCTCTCAACAAGCTAAAGCCTATGTCATCACACGCGAAGCATGCGTGTTTTGCGGCAAAGACTTGATCCTTGAGGTATTCAGACAAGTGGACCCTACTGTTAAGGTCAATGTGCTGGTCAATGATGGCGAGACCTTGCAGCCAAATCAGCGCATTTTTGAAGCAACAGGCAGTGCACGTGCGATCCTCACCGCTGAGCGCACCGCACTCAACTTCGTACAAACCTTGTCGGGGACGGCCACAGCCACATCACATTCTGTTGCGGCACTCGCAGATACCAACACACAATTGCTGGATACACGAAAAACCATCCCGGGTCTGCGCGCATTGCAAAAATATGCTGTGACTTGTGGTGGGGGCAAAAACCACCGCATCGGCTTGTTTGATGCTTTCCTGATCAAAGAGAATCATATTGCCGCCTGTGGTGGGATTGCCAAAGCGGTTGCACAGGCCAGACAAAACCACTCGGATAAGCCCGTTGAGGTTGAGGTAGAAAGCTTAGATGAGCTGCAACAGGCACTCGATGCAGGCGCTGATATCATTATGCTCGACAACTTTACCGTTGAGGACATTCAAATTGCCGTTAAACAAACTGCCGGTAGAGCTAAGCTGGAGGTCTCGGGTAATATGACCTTAGATAAACTGGCGACGTATGCGCAGGCTGGTGTGGATTACATTTCAAGTGGTGCATTGACGAAACACCTGCAGAGTATAGACTTATCTATGCGTTTCGAGTAA